The following nucleotide sequence is from Echeneis naucrates chromosome 5, fEcheNa1.1, whole genome shotgun sequence.
GTCTGAGAGCGGCACCTGTGAACATCAGAAATAATTTAaagtattatttatattatatttatattatatcatTATAATAATTTATGGAGAACTTTGACAGTTTTCCAAATAAcagcaggttgttgttgttcagcctctctgttgtgatttctgatttctgaacTCTTTTCTGACAGTccacacaaactgaacaaactcTGCAGACTGAGTGGGATAAAGATGAACTGTAGTGAACAGGTGAAATGTCTCCACCAGGTGATGGACAGGACGACTGACGTCATCAGAATCACGACTCACCTGGGATGTTTTCGTCACCTCTGTCTTTTAACCTTTTGTGGCTCAGAGGTTGCATACGACCCGACATGAATGTGGAAAAGTCCATAAATACATTGACTACATATTTCCACATGGAGCCAAATGTTCATATAAACACGTTATATCTCATCTGAAAGCTCAGATGTTCGTTTTTTCATCGCCCTTAACGATCTTCACGGCGGATTTACGACGTTCGAACAGGAACGTCTCACTTTACGGCAGTCAGCCGGCAGAAACTAGCTTGCTAACTTGTGTCGCCGCCGTTAAAATCGGTTTATTGGTCCAAAGAGAGACTTTTAAAGACGAAGTGGGCTcgatttaaagaagaagaagccgcAGATTGAATCCAGCTGGTTTTAAATCCAGTGGATGTAAAAACGAGccaaattaaagtgaatgaattcCCGCCTTTAGTTTGAACGCTGCTCTTCAAACTTCCGCTTCATCTGCATTTCTGTCAATTTTCACTTTGGACCGAATAACTGACCAATGAGCTTCAAGGTCTCTGACATCAGGACCCGCCCagcaacaaatcaaaccaatcagCACCTTTACAGCACTTACACTGACGTCACTAACGAACTCTTTACTCCtcggccaatcagaggagcGCGCCTTTCGGCGGCCCCTCATGACTTTGATGGACAGCTGCTTCCGTCCAATAGGAAGTGAGCTCTGTGAAAAAAGTCAGAGCGTGTCGGCAGTAAAAGGAGCTGCCTGCCCATATATGGAAGTTAGCGTAGCCGGACTTCCTGCGGCGGAGGCCCGCCCACAGAACAGAGGAAGTCCTTATCGGGCCACAGAGAGCAGATCGAATAAACtaaagatggaaatgtggatGTGAACATGAAGTGCAGCTTCTTTTAGTCGGCTTTAACATTCAGGGACACTTTTAGAGCCACTCAacacttttctcttctttatttggAGCTCTGGAGAGCTTTTCTAAAGCTCTGTAGTCCTCTGATGGAGATGATCTGTGCTGCACTTTGGGAAATATCTCAGAGACACTTCAGTCTATCAACATGACATTTGGTACAGATGTTGGACGCCAGCTGACGAACGGACGGTGTGAACGTGGGCCTGATATCTGCTGATACGACGGTTTTACTGCGGTCTAAATATGAGCTGGAAGTCAAAGAAGAGCAGCGTTTCCGTGTTTGTCGGTTCAATCCTTCGTCAGCTCTACAGATTCTGAGCTGAAAGTCAAATGAACGGAGCCCATGAAACCTCCGACAGCTCGTTTTCACTCATGCTGTGGAAATGGATCAGGTTCTTGTACTTTTGGTGGAAAACACGGTTAAAAATGGGAAAGtattcagagacagaaatgcaCATCAGTAAAATGAACCCTAACAGGTTAAGGGACCATCtaaaaggaagaacaaagcaaaacagatgtTAGTTTGTGAAATCATTCGTGTAGGAAACAGATAACAAACCTGGGAATGTATGACAGATCTACCTAAAACCAATTTCACCAACGTctaagtttaaaaacaacattcaaagaTGTTCATGTTAATGCTGAGCTGGAAACAAACACCTTTCTGGTTGAATCTCGTTTCATCAGTCTGAAGTAGATTCATCTCAAATTTAATCTACCACAAACTGCTGAAAGGTGATTGTTCAGAATGAACTAAACTGGAACGTGTCAGATATCCAACATGTCTGATCCTTCAGAGGGAATCAGCCCAGATGTGGCTGCAGGTCTGTGGGGACGAGGTCCTCCAGATGTGTATTCTGATGTTTGATCTGAGATCAGATCAGTGAATAATCAGGAGTTTGATGAAAACACTCACCAACAAGAAGCTTCACGTGCTGTTTCTGATTTGTACGTCTAAATTCACAGCTGTACTTTCCACTGTCAGACACCTTCGTGTTGCTGATCTTTATGGAGGCGTTTCCGTCCTTCAGTCCTCCAGGAAAATGTGAGACACGACCTTTGAACTGCTCATGTTGACCTGATAGATCTTTACTGGAAGAAAGACCACCTTCATACACATAAACCTCCTTCTGACCGTCAGCCCTCCAGTCAAACCTCTCAGCTGTAATATCCTCTGAGATGGAACAGGGTAAAGTCACATCATGTCCTTCTATCACTGTGATCTCTGGTCCTGGAAGACAAAACATGTTGGATTTAGACACGTGGACGTCTTTGTTCTGACTAAACATCAACTGAATTTAGAATAAAATACTTTCacttaaagacagaaacaactttacaaatacaaattctGAGACATTTGactgtttggtttgtctgtttgttgtaaAATGACTCGTTTCTAAATAAACAGGTGTCCATCCACAGAATGAAGAGTTTCAGTGACACTAAATGTTCAGTCAACAGACGGCTCAGCAGGAAATAAGATGATCAGAAAATTACAAACATCTCATTATTTCGTcatgttattttcattctgGGACGTTTCAAACAGACTCGTGTTATGAAAGAGGCCGTAATGTgggaaagtttctttttctcctgaagACGTTTGAAATGAGGAAGTGAAGTGATCACCTCAGTAAagacgagtgtgtgtgtgtgtgtgtgtgtgtggtcgcTCAGCTTCCTCAGCCGTTTAGACAGCTCGAGGTGTTTTTGCCTCCATGTCTGAGGGGCGTTTGGCTCAGTGAGATAAATTCAGAAatctgtaaaataatttaaattatgatCTATGAGAACATTTAAAGTTACAGTTACACATGAAAACTGTTAAACTTGATGTGAGCTAAAACAGCAAGTTGTTTTTTGGGTGTAAATGAAAAATCACTTTATtctattaaaaactaaattcttttcttttggagaaagaatcacttttttttttttttttgctcactttAGATTTCCGTGAAAATTTGTTCACAtcagacaacaaaataacacaaaagcttGACAATGATAAGAAATGTGTATATTAGTTTTCTACATCAGTTCTTTCTTGTATAAATCAGCACCTGTGCTCGTGACAATAacagtttaatattttatattaacaaATCTTTGCCCAGTCTCATCAATTTCAAATAACCTGAACATGATTTCACATTTATGTCGCTGTCAAATTAAAAGTAACAGCCgactttttaaacaaatatgaaCAGAAAAGTTTGTCGCCGACTCATGAAGAAAGATTTTTAAACgacttttacaaacacaaagttgttgttttgtgtgcagctcAGTTTCTCACCGGGTTCCTCGGCAGACGCTGCTGCAGCCCACAtcaggacgcacacacacagaggaagcagcTCCATAACTGCAGCTGGCACACaaacctgcagcttttctgCAGAACGCTTTCGATTCTCGCAGTCAGCCCCTTCACACGGTCATTGCATCAtcagaaggaaggagagagtgaagaagTGCAGAGAAATCCACAAACTGAACCTGCTCATCAGATCCATTCAGTGatgttggaaaatgaagaaaagccGAAGGAgctcatctgtttatttatttaaatagaaataaaattagagtttttttattttataatatctgatcgatgtttttcatttcctgttacaGTTTCAGTCTGATCTTTGACCTGAAGGGGgctcagatccaccttctcctcatCTGGTTTCTAAagaacaagatggccgacagacctgtgacctttgacccttcgatttttaatttttatttatttatgtttgttgtgttggagaaacagagactttgtgagttttgtgttgattttggaGAAAAGCCAAAAGTTGTAAAAGTGAAAGCACAACAAACTGCCTGAAGATGGGCAGACACACAATCgtgcacacacaccagctgagACGGCTGTTGCCCCTTTAGTCTGGTGGGGGGGGTCATGTGAGCTGAGTctccagcagtgtgtgtgtgtgtgtgtgcagacacatgAAGGTCTCGAAGTGGAATCAAACAGAGCTGGTCGATCACAGTTTGATTATCTGCAGACCGTCAGACCAGTTTTGGGTTTCAGGCggttaaataaagtttttcttgAAGCTCAGAGCGAGCTGCCGGAATGTCACCTGTCAGTCAAAAGAGGCCCCGCCCCCAACTCTGCAACTTTTGTTCTCCATAAAAAGCCAGAATGGAAATGTGattgaatgtgtttctgtgtgtggatCCAGACTCTGGTGGACTGCAGCGGATCAGCAGGTCTGAGGTTTGGATTCTAATTTCCGATTAAATCAGCCACTTCCCCAAAAACTGAGTTCAGCACTTTCGGTTTTTCATGAATGTGTGGTTGTGGGTTCGTTTTAtgttccttttgtgtgtgtgtgtgtgtgtgtgggggggggttctttaTACAACAGGACCCCAAACACCCAGTGAACAAGGTTCAGGAGGTTTAGGGGCCAGATCCCTCTGAATATAGTTCATCAAACAaaagtctgtctgttgtgtgtctgttgtatGTCTGCTGagtgtctctctgcctgttgtctgtttgc
It contains:
- the LOC115043989 gene encoding butyrophilin-like protein 1 isoform X1; the encoded protein is MELLPLCVCVLMWAAAASAEEPGPEITVIEGHDVTLPCSISEDITAERFDWRADGQKEVYVYEGGLSSSKDLSGQHEQFKGRVSHFPGGLKDGNASIKISNTKVSDSGKYSCEFRRTNQKQHVKLLVDGPLKDRGDENIPGAALRPFIRTLGESQDGVQLQCEVLGASPKPEVQWKDREGNILPAEEPKISERGGSYDITLQIKVTKTGYYRCVSTQQSIRHQTEAETYVPVRDIQESLAGWILPVSVVAAVFGTLLVVGVGFFLHNRGSSGPSHLSERQGLRG